GAAACGAAAGAATGATGTATCCCAAGAGGATAAAATCACGCGTATTTTATATATCTGTATTCATACAACACGGAACCCTAAAAACGGTAAATGCACGATATCAAAATTACACACGAGTGTATCCATCACGGAGTTGTCATGGCAACCTGTGTTTCGCGTCACAACTATCATGGCTGACATCGAGGGTAAGTGTGTACATGTGTCAAAACCTTCGGTACAGTTAATTCGCGAAAAGCTGTTAAAATCATAGCGAAAAACGTTAATTTTCGGTGGTTTATAACCGTTTTTGAACGAGTTCGTAGAAAAAAGATGTTGCGATTAAAATCCCCCGTGGAAACCGATGTCCGCGTTGCTTTTTTTACCGTCCGACGTGGCCGGTTTCTTGCGCGCCGCGACGCTTTTCCGGGTTTTGCCATGTGATGATCGTTaaagacacgaaaaaaaggaaaaagtcgTAGGGAGTGAGgagttaaaagtttttctaTAATTACGACGAGCCTCGGGGTATAAACAGTCCGGAGAAAGGAATGAGACGGGGAAGCAGGGAGTTATTCGAAGTATTGTGTGTGCTGTTCGAGGAACACGAAAAGATCGTGGCGGTGGAACCGAGGAAAGCCCTTACCCAAAATAAACATCGAGAGAGTGCACTCTCGCTGGCGTGTGTACaaaatatgtatatcgaaaatttcacACACCGAGACACTAACGAACGCCCGAACACTTCGATTATACAAACACACGTCGATCTTCCGTCGAAGAGAATCTTTTACACGTACAAATTTACACGAAAACACTCACGTTAACTTGAGatcgaatttcatcaaaagttACAAAGCTATATAGTGAGATTGGCGCAGTGTTTTTAGTGGTTCGGTCGCCGAATTTTCTAACCTAAAAATCCAAAGCGACGAATCGTCGTCGCACTTATTCTCACGCTTATTTATTCACACATTTTTATAATGCGAAAGAAAAAGCACCGTTCTCGGTCTTACGAGCATTCGATCATGAATTTCCGACAAAATATTCATCGACGAGCAAGCTTGATTTATTAATGCGAATGAATATTCAAGCCTCGATGTAATTGGGTCGTTACTCGCTTCGAACGTCCCATTTTAACACGCGTCCgtatacacacatacacacacaaatATTCCGCGTCCATAagtatcagagttaaaaatcGTTCGGTGCATTCGTGTTGTGGAAGACTATCCTCGTTCTCAAGTTTTTGCTCCTCCTCGTTCGCGTTGTCAGTACGGATTGGGAGAGGGAGACAGTTGGACACAAAGTATCCGAAGAGTCGAGAATCTTTCATCGATTTATTTCGCTCCCGGACAAATTTCGAAACgtgcataaaaaaaatcatcgtttaGATGTTGTGCTGCGTGTCGAGAAAGGCTTCGCCGCGATCGAGTGACAAAAAATCCGACGGTCATGAAGCTCATGAAAAACCGGTATTGCGTCACGACTCGGAATCGTCGTCGGGCGTCTCATCGTCGAGTTTCGATAACAGTGACCGTTTCATTTCGTCGCTCTCTTCCGATTCGACTCCTTCCTCTTCCTCGTCCCAAAACACTTCGGGATTTTCGTCCTCTGCTTATTCTACGATCCGTAAATTCACCGATTCGAGCACCGACACATTACCCATACCTTCCGAATTTTCGTCCAATTACGACGACGCCTCTGATTTCTTGACTAACAATTCGAAAGCCATTCACACCATCGACCCAAACTCTCCGAAAAAGCAATTTCCCGAAACTCCTAAACGACTGAAAACGTTCTCTGCACCCGCGAAACACGATGACAATCTCGAACTCTCGGACACTTCTACGAAaggtaatggaaaaaattgttgaaacttTCAACCCCTCGCTTTCTCAGAATAACCATTTCATCCAATTTTGTCCTAacaatcacttttttcttcgtctaaATCTAACACtcctgaaatatttttcacttcacaATTTACTGGTCGGGATCCACGCAATGGGAAGTCAATATTTCGAGTCAAATGtacgagaaaataattgaggTTAGGAATCCATTTCTCCCGTAACCAAGATCGTGCGAATTATTCTCGATTAATGAAAGCGAAGATTGGATCATGGAATCCTAAATTTTTACTCAACCATCGAGAACTTCTCACTTCTCCTCTTTCGACATTTTCTCATCTGCGTAATGAAATCGATAGAACAGCAGCCGTTAAACCGCGCGAATGATATTCCATCATAATTGCTCGCTGACATAGATTTCTGAAATGAATGAGCGCCATAAAATCCTGTTATTATTCGCAGTTCCACGAAGCAGTTATAAGTGCAATTTGAGCGTGGGTTTTTTCGCTCTTCCTTCGTATCTCTTCGCACTCGCAGATACATCTCGCGAGAAACTGTTTACGCCTCCGTTGTTAATTGAACCTTGAAGCGGAGTCCCACCGCGCATGAGAAGtgcataataataataataaaaaaaaagtcgaaatgTTTGGCCAATTTCGATGCTTCGACGAAGAGGAAAcgacaaatttatatttttattcgatggATCATTCGACGCATAAAAAACGACGAATTCGTGTCCCAATCGAATCCCTCTCGTCGTCGTGCGTTCCTCGATACACACGGCGGCGACATTGGTCGAGAAGAATTTCCACAGATTTCGGCCGTCACacaattattttgaatattacGTCGTCGATGTAAACGCGATTTACGGTAGAGCGTAGAATTCGGCCTCGTCTCCCTCGCGGAATCCAAAAAAGGAATCCTGCTCGATTATTCTTAACGTAggcgaagaaaaatgcttcggCGAGTTGCGGGGGCGTGTTAACCTCGAGGACGTGTGCCTTGCCTGCATAATATTTACGCGCGACGTAACAAAACGgaggagcgagaaagagagaggcagAGAGCGGAGGAGAATGAGCGATGTTGTGGCCCGCGAGATCTCCAAGAGAGGAATTGCCGCAGGTGTATAAGAATGTGAGCGCAGCATCGCAATAGAGACGGGAGGCTTCGTCTCCTTCGTGTCactttctcgctctttctcgctcttcctCACCCGTGGCGCGACCGTCGCTCTCCACCGCTTTTCTCACACATTCTCACGCATGCGTAAGTGTTTTTTACCCATGAACACACGTGTGCAAGCTCTTGTGATCATTATTATTACCCATGAAGGCTCTCGGTCGCAGCGAGTTTGGCCCGATACGGAAAAACACCTTCGGACGGTTGAAGTCAAAGTGCCGGCAATCTCGCAGTCGATGAGCTCAAGTCGACTATTCCAGTTCGTTAAggacgtttttttatttttccatcttaCCTTCAAATCGCTTCTGTGATCGTACGCTCAATTTATTCGCGTGCTTTGTTGTTCGGGCGAGTTTGTTTCGCGCACTCGTCGAACGGAGAGTTCGTTTTCGGACATTTTGAAATAACGGTCAGAGCCACTAGTGGCGAAAATTGGCAAGTCGCGATTGTCAAGCGTCGTGTTTTTCAAGGTGAAAAATGACACGATTGGAAAGTGTCGAAAGTGTTCGGTGAAGGAGTGAAGTTTAACaatagtattttttggtgaGGTTAGAAAATACATCGCGACTTTTTAGCACGCGACAGtagttttcatgtttacgcacaaTCCGAAACGGGCAACGAAAAAGTGCACGAACACCGTATTTCAGGGCGATTGAACGAGATTGAAAGTATCGAAAATGCGTGATTTTCGACCTCATGAAAAAGTAGATCGCCGGACAATCGTTGCAAAGTTTCCGCGAGTTGAAAGATCGTGACGTTTAGCCGAGGATCAATATTGCTAATTAATAACCCGAGAGATTGGCGCTGTACACGCGATTGAGTCGATTATAAAAGTAGAATGAGCGAGCGATGTCGAacgaggtaaaaaaaaaaatagaatcgtCGGTGTGCAGGTCAGCGCAATTAACCCTCGAGCTCTAAGTGtcgcaaataaattttctccGTGTGTTTCGTGCGCGTGAAATAATCAGTTGTTTCGAAGTCCCCGTTGCGAGAGTGTTGCAAAGTCGATCGTGCCGTTTAGCCAGCCAACTAGtgataaacaataaaaattaactTAACTCTCGagtcaataataaaaactctTAAAATCCGTACGTTAAATGGCAACAGATGAGCCATCGGAACTGCTCCCCTGCGCCATATGCGCTCGGACTTTCAAGCCCCAATCGCTGGAGAAGCACACGCAGATATGCGAGCGCGCCGCCATCAAGAAGAGGAAACCTTTCGATTCGGCGAAGCAGAGGATTCAGGGGACCGAGCTCGCCGAATTTCTCCCCAAGGAAACGATCAAACGAAAAGTTTATCAGACCGAGGACAAAGGCTGCGGCAACCGGGGATCGTGGAAACAGACCCATGACGAATTTTTACGAGCTATTCGAGCTGCTCGTGGAGAAACCGTGAGTTTCGAAACACTTATTTTGCCCAATTACGATGAGAATCCGtaattaacgttttttttttacattctcattaatttattcaattccGTGCGTTAAATCACCCAATAAAAATCGTCTTCGCACCGGCAAGTTAATAAGACTCGCACCGACAACAAAAATTGGACGTTTCATCGAAATGTTCGTTGGATCAACGGCTCGTGGCAAAAAATCCAAGTTTTAGTGCTCGAAAGTTTCGCTCTTTTTGACCGACGAAGTTTTCGCGGTCGAATCGAGCGATCTTCAGTCGCGTCAGCGATTTTCCTTGAATTCGCCCACGAttcgatgacgctgaagttcgcgacgttcgagtccaacgaaatgatgtgaaAAAACATAATAATTCGTCAGCGAATCTCCAATATTGTtgcctgtcgaatttgcaattcgtagttttccaACGTTCGCACAaattattcgtgaaataaaaaattgaccaattccaaatatattttttttcgttcgactcgaacgttgcaaacttcagcgtcgtacgaTTCGGCAACTAATAAGATAGAAGCTGATTAAAGGGCGCAATAATTTTTGACAGGTCGAGGGGTCCCGAGCGGCTTCGAACAACGTGACGGTCGGCGTGCCGACGCGTCCGAACGAGAAGGGGATGTGTCCGTCGTGCAACCGGCAATTCAGCATAAAGTCGTACGAGCGTCACGTCGAATGGTGCAAGGATCGCGCGACGAAGGCGCCGGTGAGCGCGGCGACGAACATCGCGAAGGAGCGTCTCGAGGCCCGGATGAAGTACCGCGCGCCCGCGCTCAAGAACCGTCGCGCGACGGTGCGCGAGAAGTATTCGCCGTCGTCGGCGACGCATTTGGGGAGCTCCACGAGCACGAGAGTCAACAATGGAAACTCCTCGAACGAGCGGCCCAAGGAGGCGGCTTCGACGGCGAACCGCGACGAGAAAATGGGCCACGAGAACCCGGCCGGAAGCTGCCGGCCTCAAAGATCTACGGCTAGCACGTGAGCGTCGCTTTTTTCGTTGTCCCCGAGTCCCCTGGCGCTCTGCCAactctccctttttctttcttcccgcTCCCGGCGCTTCCGGCTCGACCGCGGCGCACCGACTCCCGTCTTATTATTAGTTAtgacgcttataactcggtcAAAGGCTCCTCGACGGCTCCGAATGCAACGCTTACTCTCTCCTAACGACTCGGAAAGCAGCGCGTCCCATCGGCCCCCGATTTACTCGGAGGAGCCACGGGTATTTTCGGCTCCGCTTCTTCCCAGCCGGGGCAAACGAATCTCCGGGTTTTCACTAACGAGAAACTAATCACTGTTGCAGAAGGCGCTCGGGAGCGGGCAGAGACGGGACGACCACGGGGCCGATGAAGTCGAGACTCTCCGACCGGTCGAACAGGTGATCACCGCTATTTATTCGCCCCTTTCGCCGATTTCCAATCCCCTCGCATCATTCACGCTCATTTTTGTCGCGTAACGGCCCCTGGAAATTTGCGACCAGGAATTTCCTGGCGTTGAATCAGCCTGGGAAATTCCCTCGAGGTGTCCTTTTGAGGAGAAGGAAAAAGgggtttgtaaaaaaaatgttgcctcCTTCTGATCGACCGTTATTTCGCCAACAGGAGTTTCCGCGCGGCACGGTTTTCCGCTCCTCAATGTCCTCCTCCCAATGACCAAAAGCATTCCTCACCCCTGACCGTTTTCCTTCTCCTCCACCTCCGCAGGCCTTCGGCCGAGAACGATCCCGGACCGGCCTCCGATGTCCCGACCCCCCGAGGAGCCTCTTCGCGCCCTAGCGACGCCCCGGTTCCTCGCCACTCTCGTAACTCGCCGCAGACTCATTTCTCCAGGGGCTCGAACGCGAGCGCGCGGTACTCGCGAAAAAGCCACGATCCGATGGAACTTCGGGACGAGGGCGAGGAATATAGTGACGAGAGAAAGGACGAGCGGCGAGCAAAGCTCCGGGGAAGCAACGAGACTTGGACGAGGCATCGACGCGCTCAACGGAACATCGTGCAGGCTCGAAGCCACGGGAACCCCCGCGTCAACGGGGTCGCGATCAACGACGACGTCTTAGGGATGATCGTTCAACCGTGCAAtcgcaaaaaaattcacaacgGAGAGCCGGAATTCGTgacgtggaaaaaaatcagcGAAGACGATTTTGGGAGGaacgattttctcaaattccaCTCCGTCACCGCTGCCAAATCTGACGACGAGCCAGCACCCTTCGAAACTCTTCGTTTTCCTCATTGGACCAGCGCAGACGAGAAACTCGATGAAACCTACTCGGTCGGAGAACCCCTGGAGGGCGATACCGAACTCGGGGAACTCCTTGACGGAAGAAAGAGCCGACCTGTGATCGAGCCTCGAGAAACTCCGCCCGGAGCGAGGTCCGAAAGCGAGAGGAAGCTTCCAAGAAGCGTGCTCGAAAACTCGGCGTTTTTAACTTGCTCGAATCTTGAACCGCTGAACTTACGCAACGTAGAAAGTGCAGACGAACCGGAAACGTCTCTCGAACGATCCTGCAGATCGGAGCAAAGTACGGTGAGAAAGTCTTCTCggagaaaatcgagaaaaagtcTCCCGGAAGTGGGAGAACGAGCTTTGGGGAAGGAACCGCCGACCAGCGACCTCGGATCGTCGAACTCCATTTCCAGGCACTCCAGCAGGGCAATTCGAATTTCGAATTCGTTGCGCGACCCTCGGTCCCCTAAAAAATCGACTGGCAAAGAGCCCTCGAGCGAGACCGACGAGAAAAATGATGGCAGTGAACCTATTGGAGTTGCGAAGACTTCCCGCTCGTCGAAAAGCACAACATCGATCAACGACAGCGTCGATGAattattcaagaaaaaagtcacTGAAGTTTATGAGCTCGTCGATGGAAATGAATTCGTTGCTCGAGAATCCTTGAACTTTCAACTTCGCGAGGAGGAAAATCCTCGAAAGCGTTATTCCGAAGATGTTTCCCCAGAACTTGATAAACCGGAGCGAAGCCCGGAGATTCCGGAACCGTCGATCGGCGACAAGTCGGCGAAAAGTGGTGAAGATTCGTCGAGGCGAGCAAGACGAACGGATTCGAAAGAATCGTTTTCCCACGACCCGTTCAGTGAGGCATCTCGAAGTGACAAAAACTTCGGAGAACCAACAGGCAACAACGTTGCaaagaaaaatcgtcgaagGAACGACAAAGTTGTCTCTGCCCCGGGGACTTCAAGGACCCAGAAAAATGCTCAGCCTCCAAAGCCTAACTGTGAGGATCTGTTGACGAAAAAACTGGCGCGTATGCACTCGATTGCCAAAAACCTTCATTTCCCAGTGGACGATCATTCGAAAAGAggaaattcaaagaaaaaagttttccctCGGGACTCGGAGGTCGACAGCGACAAAAAAACGTCGCTCCCGGTCGATCGGGTTACCGAAAACACGAGAAccaaagaaaatgagaaaattccCGAAGCAGCGAGTGACCGAGCTCAAAATCCGACTCGATTCTCGGAGAAGGAAAACGAGACGAAAGCAGAAACTAAAATTAACTACAGAAGATGTAAAACTTACGTGATCGACAAAAAAAGTGATCacgaaaaaaagcatcacGCGCCACCGGGATTCCCAGACGGGAAACCCGAG
The window above is part of the Venturia canescens isolate UGA chromosome 5, ASM1945775v1, whole genome shotgun sequence genome. Proteins encoded here:
- the LOC122410818 gene encoding uncharacterized protein, translating into MLCCVSRKASPRSSDKKSDGHEAHEKPVLRHDSESSSGVSSSSFDNSDRFISSLSSDSTPSSSSSQNTSGFSSSAYSTIRKFTDSSTDTLPIPSEFSSNYDDASDFLTNNSKAIHTIDPNSPKKQFPETPKRLKTFSAPAKHDDNLELSDTSTKDEPSELLPCAICARTFKPQSLEKHTQICERAAIKKRKPFDSAKQRIQGTELAEFLPKETIKRKVYQTEDKGCGNRGSWKQTHDEFLRAIRAARGETVEGSRAASNNVTVGVPTRPNEKGMCPSCNRQFSIKSYERHVEWCKDRATKAPVSAATNIAKERLEARMKYRAPALKNRRATVREKYSPSSATHLGSSTSTRVNNGNSSNERPKEAASTANRDEKMGHENPAGSCRPQRSTASTRRSGAGRDGTTTGPMKSRLSDRSNSLIDRYFANRSFRAARFSAPQCPPPNDQKHSSPLTVFLLLHLRRPSAENDPGPASDVPTPRGASSRPSDAPVPRHSRNSPQTHFSRGSNASARYSRKSHDPMELRDEGEEYSDERKDERRAKLRGSNETWTRHRRAQRNIVQARSHGNPRVNGVAINDDVLGMIVQPCNRKKIHNGEPEFVTWKKISEDDFGRNDFLKFHSVTAAKSDDEPAPFETLRFPHWTSADEKLDETYSVGEPLEGDTELGELLDGRKSRPVIEPRETPPGARSESERKLPRSVLENSAFLTCSNLEPLNLRNVESADEPETSLERSCRSEQSTVRKSSRRKSRKSLPEVGERALGKEPPTSDLGSSNSISRHSSRAIRISNSLRDPRSPKKSTGKEPSSETDEKNDGSEPIGVAKTSRSSKSTTSINDSVDELFKKKVTEVYELVDGNEFVARESLNFQLREEENPRKRYSEDVSPELDKPERSPEIPEPSIGDKSAKSGEDSSRRARRTDSKESFSHDPFSEASRSDKNFGEPTGNNVAKKNRRRNDKVVSAPGTSRTQKNAQPPKPNCEDLLTKKLARMHSIAKNLHFPVDDHSKRGNSKKKVFPRDSEVDSDKKTSLPVDRVTENTRTKENEKIPEAASDRAQNPTRFSEKENETKAETKINYRRCKTYVIDKKSDHEKKHHAPPGFPDGKPEQKRRKIENFERAEVETEMPQPVGTEEDKIENGLEKCVKESENATEIEAVKSVPECSKKYVNSNLNNDSDETLMSENCRRDSEPGSSTKKQENSSSFDVHEFSDSYLPRKQIPLETFFGTQENREGENVQRSISEFEPIPTAPNLEESRTKNSGEVTLWVIEKQAEVEESPEVTKNNGDTSPLDATFSGDESPEIQNSPETSRKHVKNPPEKSHRGSVEAPEFRDCDKRIEKPNSENRVLPEAVEKSEQQSASATRKKLREKKEILREDTNDLIASVESVDEVSSRRNSLANVGSPESRSLGEIEEETIQEIFFQKFGDTYESKLGTCGFLPEIPVDRIAARNENSKNAKRLLGFDAAPFAWQRGTKNSSVRLISLDAPKYHRETKIPCKRLAHVTNLPPVVPFGREKRRIFDRDFRAVWSKYVRRHPDFNLVLTGRTGSCPEYDPFLIAERQMNELLSDTCSEKSVTDSSSNRRRSSLSPTLPSYPLTHSSAFVKYGDSPVGKMAKLPEKRVSLIAPPTEFDDFSSDSTETNSISREISNGYNTNSRSRDARHENEEARRKNGGRDHVLGRRVIIDKSKALGVKDMYDDTASIRSLLENSSGNGKVRKLFEKKTSPKVTRSNSVRTNLSQKTNDKKINNSGHSPNDKLNNIQNHRNNNYPSLSGSNVSLSSIVSSDVEVKRSNSAFDELASSCDDDTSPTYPSLTYLLKNDSLSIASPVQSNRQRNGQISDEEFSSPDSFKRHHEHNKLSADSAYSSLNRKYSNHGRSTNEMIGRHEEDSPLHRREAETVGSITRSKLSKFCHECGSKFPDTAKFCCECGIKRLAL